DNA sequence from the Amycolatopsis sp. Hca4 genome:
CGTAGCGGCCGCGGTAGTCGACCGCGGGTGGGCGGCCGCCGCGGGAACCGCGGCGTTTGCGGGGCCCGACATGATCAGCGGGCTCGGGAATCACGGCGGCGATGCCGCGGTCGCGCAAATGTCCGCGGATCGCTCTGGAGGAGTAGGCCTTGTCGCCGCGGACACGGTCGGTCGGGTTCGAGCGCGACCGCGCCGAGCGACGTGTAGATGCCGCATCAAGTGGGGGAACATCGGCGCTTCCCCGGCTTGAGTGGGCCCGACCAACGTCACCAGCGGTCGGCCATTCCCATCGACGAGATAGTGCACTTTGGTGCTCCACCCGCCGCGGGAGCGGCCAATCGCGTGATCAAGCGGCTCGCTCAGCAGATCCGCGTAGTTCGACCAAGCCCCTGCGGAACGGGTTCGTGGCGTGCTGATGCGCCCGCGCGATCGTGGAATCCACCGACACCGACCAGTCGACCAAAACGGCCGCCTCCGCTTCGGCGAGCAGGCGCTGCACCACGGTGTCCCAGGTGCCGTCGCCGGCCAAGAGCAGCTGAAACCGCGA
Encoded proteins:
- a CDS encoding transposase, coding for MEHQSALSRRWEWPTAGDVGRAHSSRGSADVPPLDAASTRRSARSRSNPTDRVRGDKAYSSRAIRGHLRDRGIAAVIPEPADHVGPRKRRGSRGGRPPAVDYRGRYVVERRFNLLKQWHSLATRYDCEDDLVPPGARSDPRYDGPMVP